The following are encoded in a window of Flavobacterium cupriresistens genomic DNA:
- a CDS encoding TonB-dependent receptor plug domain-containing protein, with the protein MKRKITLFAAIIFAINISAQEKQKDTINGKEELSEVVVTGQFEPQSIKKSVFNVTVISRKDIEQQAANNLADLLNQYLNITITPSSGTGRSTVSMFGLNGEYFKILIDNIPVVSDTSLGNNVDLTQINLDDIEQIEIIEGSMGVTNGANAVTGVLNIITKKSSRYKWEIGATVQEETVGEEYTAFNKGRHIQSLKVSHSINDNWFISGGLDRNDLDGYLGGKKGEYYSETDLQRGYTWLPKLQYIGNGMISYKKNSFRAFYKFDYLNENIDYYNPIVNVVTNPPFDDIRYSSDKRFLTERIINHLNFYGKLASQYNYNVSFSQQKQTRSTDSFEYNIKSRQESEGIKQTNQSTELFYSTGTLGNFFPEKAFDFQLGYEYVNNLGYSLVNGENESFVPVEKRFENYDVFLSSEIKATKKFSIRPGGRISFQNQFDNQYAASVGLYYLFDKGIEMRTSLGRGFRTPNFDELYSKIKFSGHQFYGNDALIPETSMSYDFSIKKMTSFESGLLLSTKLSTSFLNVNDKIDMAYVGDEPGTTQPIYQYINISTYKMWNAAVTNQINFKNLSFNLGASLVGISQKIDNGKVVSDDQFLYALQINSSITYNLSKYNTLFAVNYKFNGEQQQFRAVKENGLDVYRLSTLESYSFLDASVRKTFNKKAFDVTIGARNILDVTNIQQSLASGAAHATSNNILLGYGRSYYLKLTYNLNL; encoded by the coding sequence ATGAAAAGAAAAATTACCCTTTTTGCAGCAATTATATTTGCAATAAATATTTCAGCTCAAGAAAAGCAAAAAGATACAATTAATGGAAAAGAAGAATTGTCAGAAGTTGTTGTGACTGGTCAGTTTGAACCACAATCGATAAAGAAGTCGGTTTTTAATGTGACCGTAATTTCCAGAAAGGATATTGAACAACAAGCAGCTAATAATCTGGCAGATTTACTCAATCAATATTTAAATATTACAATTACTCCAAGTTCTGGAACAGGTAGGTCTACAGTATCTATGTTTGGTTTAAATGGAGAATATTTTAAGATTTTGATTGATAATATTCCTGTAGTGAGTGATACCAGTTTAGGGAATAATGTTGATTTAACGCAGATTAATCTTGATGATATCGAGCAAATTGAAATTATTGAAGGTTCTATGGGGGTAACTAACGGTGCCAACGCTGTTACGGGAGTTTTAAATATTATTACAAAAAAATCATCTCGTTATAAATGGGAGATTGGAGCAACAGTACAGGAAGAAACTGTTGGTGAAGAGTATACAGCTTTTAATAAAGGACGTCATATACAATCATTAAAAGTATCACATAGTATTAACGATAATTGGTTTATATCTGGAGGACTTGATAGAAATGATCTTGATGGTTATCTGGGGGGTAAAAAAGGGGAATATTATAGTGAAACTGATTTACAAAGAGGGTATACGTGGTTGCCAAAATTGCAATATATAGGTAATGGAATGATAAGTTATAAAAAGAATAGTTTTAGAGCTTTTTATAAATTCGATTATTTAAATGAAAATATAGATTATTATAATCCAATTGTTAATGTTGTAACAAATCCTCCTTTTGATGATATTCGTTATTCCAGTGATAAACGTTTTTTAACTGAACGTATTATTAATCATTTGAATTTTTATGGAAAATTAGCTTCTCAGTATAATTATAATGTTTCATTTTCCCAACAGAAACAAACTCGATCAACAGATTCGTTTGAGTACAATATAAAATCGAGACAAGAATCAGAAGGTATTAAGCAAACAAATCAATCAACAGAGTTGTTTTATTCAACTGGAACTTTAGGTAATTTTTTTCCAGAGAAAGCTTTTGATTTTCAATTAGGCTATGAATATGTTAATAATCTCGGATACTCGTTGGTTAATGGCGAGAATGAATCATTTGTTCCGGTTGAAAAAAGATTTGAAAATTATGATGTTTTTCTTTCCTCAGAGATTAAAGCAACAAAAAAATTCTCAATTAGACCAGGAGGTCGAATTTCATTCCAAAATCAATTTGACAATCAGTATGCAGCTTCTGTGGGGTTGTACTATTTATTTGATAAAGGAATTGAAATGCGTACATCACTTGGAAGAGGATTTCGTACACCAAATTTCGATGAATTGTATTCGAAAATTAAATTTTCAGGACACCAATTTTATGGTAATGATGCCTTAATCCCGGAAACAAGTATGTCATATGATTTTAGTATAAAAAAAATGACATCTTTTGAGTCTGGATTATTGCTTTCAACTAAGTTGTCGACTTCTTTTCTGAATGTAAATGATAAGATTGATATGGCTTATGTAGGTGATGAACCAGGTACGACACAACCAATTTATCAATATATTAATATTAGTACTTATAAAATGTGGAATGCAGCGGTTACAAATCAGATTAATTTTAAAAATCTGTCATTTAATCTAGGTGCTTCTCTGGTTGGAATTTCGCAAAAAATTGATAATGGAAAAGTGGTTTCGGATGATCAATTTTTATATGCTTTACAAATTAATAGTAGTATAACATACAATTTATCTAAATACAACACTTTGTTTGCTGTTAACTACAAGTTTAATGGAGAGCAACAACAATTTAGAGCAGTGAAAGAGAATGGATTGGATGTTTATAGACTATCAACACTAGAGTCTTATAGCTTTTTGGATGCCTCTGTAAGAAAGACTTTTAATAAGAAGGCATTTGATGTAACTATCGGTGCCAGAAATATTTTAGATGTTACCAATATTCAGCAAAGTCTTGCATCAGGAGCTGCGCACGCAACTTCAAATAATATCCTATTGGGATATGGGAGATCTTATTATTTAAAACTAACATATAATCTTAATCTTTAA
- a CDS encoding DUF6607 family protein: protein MITKSLYFSAVMALTCSLGFSQDAKKQQDLKSIKSMCGCYEVKFNFAETFQYAKDTLTYKPSQTKHESALEWVELLEDTPNKIVMQHLLIVSDDMIIKHWRQDWLYENTDLYSFDKSSSWKYKKLDKKAVKGQWTQKVYQVDDSPRYEGSSTWVHVDGKDYWANVADAPLPRREQTKRNDYNVLKRRNIHEITATGWNHEQDNDKVVRDDSGKDYVLAQEKGFDVYTKVPDIKCIAGQKWWAANNAIWKNVRDKWQTLFDRHKDLNLEAKVDRKALYSLLFDLKPTATKAESDAIIDKFVKQ from the coding sequence ATGATTACAAAAAGCCTCTATTTTTCAGCCGTTATGGCTTTGACTTGCAGCCTTGGTTTCAGTCAGGATGCAAAAAAGCAACAGGACCTAAAGTCAATAAAATCAATGTGTGGATGTTATGAAGTAAAATTTAATTTTGCTGAAACTTTTCAATATGCGAAGGATACTCTTACTTATAAACCTTCTCAAACCAAACACGAATCGGCATTAGAATGGGTAGAACTTTTAGAAGATACTCCAAATAAGATTGTAATGCAGCACTTGTTAATTGTAAGTGACGACATGATCATCAAACACTGGAGACAAGACTGGCTGTATGAAAACACTGATTTATATTCTTTCGATAAAAGCAGCTCTTGGAAATATAAAAAACTGGACAAAAAAGCCGTAAAAGGACAATGGACTCAAAAAGTATATCAGGTAGATGACAGTCCAAGATACGAAGGTTCTTCTACTTGGGTACATGTAGACGGAAAAGACTACTGGGCAAATGTAGCTGATGCACCATTACCAAGAAGAGAGCAAACAAAACGTAACGATTACAATGTTTTAAAAAGAAGAAACATTCATGAAATCACTGCTACAGGATGGAACCATGAACAAGACAACGATAAAGTAGTAAGAGACGATTCCGGAAAAGATTATGTATTAGCTCAGGAAAAAGGATTCGATGTTTATACTAAGGTTCCGGATATCAAATGTATCGCTGGTCAAAAATGGTGGGCAGCAAATAATGCCATCTGGAAAAATGTTCGCGATAAATGGCAAACTCTTTTTGACAGACATAAAGACTTAAACTTAGAGGCTAAAGTAGACAGAAAAGCCCTTTATTCTTTACTGTTTGATTTAAAACCAACTGCTACAAAAGCAGAAAGTGATGCTATAATCGACAAGTTTGTAAAACAATAA
- a CDS encoding HmuY family protein yields MKKSVLLIITFLLVGITACNNDDNDVDNSNAAAFVNTATNVIDAETEVKVVFSKPTLSAGTVTLNVVPTALVYGTDYTTTPAVENAKLVLSYAANVSSVSFKFKKIIDAIEGEVKNVKFTIASVSDQDVKVTAATGSSQLNFNETAVATKTLASENGGNTVPNQVFIDLSSGAMTKVLKTSWDLGFYGGNEFRVISNGAINKFAVKQLNTTNIDEVQVEDPNVTTGNYEASNIGFIDSPYGNLTATDKLKGTAIAEVSANNAENKVYLVNMGQEISAVPATGTGVALTGASRGWKKIRILRDGNNYKLQYADLNATTHSEVTIAKDAAYNFSFFSLNTKSVVKVEPTKDKWDLNITTFTGETLYNDGSSAGSYYFPDYAITNTKNGTKAFQVLTSEIAYENFTLANATQDKFNTDLAKDQRVIGGNWRATYPLSFKTDRFYVIKDANGNVYKLKFTSMLSAAGERGNVSFQYALLK; encoded by the coding sequence ATGAAAAAAAGTGTACTTTTAATTATAACATTTTTACTTGTTGGTATTACAGCTTGTAACAATGATGATAATGATGTAGATAATTCTAATGCAGCTGCATTCGTGAATACTGCTACAAATGTTATAGACGCCGAGACAGAAGTGAAAGTTGTTTTTTCTAAGCCAACCTTATCGGCAGGTACAGTAACTTTAAATGTAGTACCTACTGCTTTAGTTTACGGTACAGATTATACAACGACTCCAGCTGTAGAAAATGCAAAATTAGTATTGTCATATGCTGCTAACGTTAGCTCAGTATCTTTTAAATTCAAAAAAATAATTGATGCTATTGAAGGTGAAGTCAAAAATGTGAAATTCACGATTGCTTCTGTTTCAGATCAGGATGTTAAAGTTACTGCAGCTACAGGCTCTAGTCAGCTTAACTTTAATGAAACTGCTGTTGCAACTAAAACATTAGCGTCTGAAAATGGAGGGAATACCGTTCCTAATCAAGTATTTATTGATTTAAGCTCTGGAGCAATGACCAAAGTTTTAAAAACTAGTTGGGATCTTGGTTTTTACGGAGGAAATGAATTTCGTGTAATTTCAAATGGGGCTATTAATAAATTTGCTGTTAAACAACTTAACACTACTAATATTGATGAAGTGCAAGTTGAGGACCCAAATGTAACGACTGGTAATTATGAAGCATCTAATATTGGCTTTATAGATAGTCCTTATGGGAATTTGACTGCAACTGATAAACTTAAAGGAACTGCGATTGCTGAGGTTTCAGCTAATAATGCAGAAAATAAAGTTTATTTAGTAAATATGGGACAAGAGATTTCTGCTGTTCCGGCAACAGGAACTGGAGTTGCACTTACTGGAGCTTCAAGAGGATGGAAAAAAATTAGAATTTTAAGAGACGGTAATAATTACAAATTACAGTATGCAGATTTAAATGCGACAACACACAGTGAAGTTACTATTGCCAAAGATGCAGCTTATAATTTTTCTTTCTTTAGCTTGAACACTAAATCGGTAGTTAAAGTTGAACCTACAAAAGATAAATGGGATTTAAATATTACTACATTCACAGGGGAAACATTATATAATGATGGTTCATCAGCAGGATCATATTATTTCCCTGATTACGCAATTACTAATACAAAAAATGGTACTAAAGCATTCCAAGTTTTAACATCTGAAATAGCTTACGAAAATTTCACTTTAGCTAATGCAACTCAAGATAAATTCAATACTGATTTAGCAAAAGATCAAAGAGTAATAGGTGGTAACTGGAGAGCAACTTATCCTTTATCGTTTAAAACAGATCGTTTTTATGTTATAAAAGATGCTAACGGAAATGTTTACAAATTAAAATTCACTTCAATGTTAAGCGCTGCAGGTGAAAGAGGAAATGTATCATTCCAATATGCTCTCTTAAAATAG